Proteins from a genomic interval of Phycisphaerae bacterium:
- a CDS encoding prepilin-type N-terminal cleavage/methylation domain-containing protein — protein MRPVASTVRLTCHRRRRDTRLAFTLLEVLVVVAVVSLLVAVLLPALNSARESARRAACLANLTQLRTAWDLYLRDSKDRFPRYQNAAYNYGGRQGMPPSFGSKAGLPKPLNRYLVLKPVVRVGAEEFHCASDSGSSTRLPTHFCYYGTSYRTNEFLVGVPVENLVPMTDDPVTADSAFLALLKSDIQAFQASKTCQPARVAFLGDDTWWRTWLPAPMNTLPEWHRGPRSHNLAFMDGHVAPLDVRKGRYSTGDYTVLPTRRLQEAAQVIQDK, from the coding sequence ATGAGACCCGTCGCCTCCACCGTCCGGCTCACCTGCCACCGGCGACGACGCGACACGCGCCTTGCCTTCACTCTGCTGGAAGTGCTTGTGGTGGTGGCAGTGGTGTCGCTGCTGGTGGCGGTGTTACTACCCGCTCTGAACAGCGCTCGTGAGTCCGCGCGCCGAGCTGCCTGCCTGGCCAATCTCACGCAGCTCCGGACGGCCTGGGACCTGTACCTGCGCGATTCGAAGGATCGCTTCCCCCGTTACCAGAACGCGGCGTACAACTATGGCGGACGTCAAGGCATGCCTCCTTCTTTCGGCTCAAAGGCGGGACTCCCCAAGCCTCTGAACCGCTATCTGGTGCTCAAGCCGGTGGTCAGAGTCGGTGCGGAGGAGTTCCATTGCGCCTCAGACTCCGGTTCGTCTACGCGCCTGCCCACCCATTTCTGCTACTACGGCACAAGCTACCGCACCAACGAGTTCCTCGTCGGCGTGCCGGTGGAAAACCTGGTGCCCATGACCGACGACCCGGTCACCGCCGATTCTGCTTTCCTCGCACTGCTCAAGAGCGATATCCAGGCGTTTCAGGCCTCGAAGACATGCCAGCCAGCCCGGGTGGCGTTTCTGGGAGACGACACCTGGTGGCGCACGTGGTTGCCGGCACCCATGAACACACTCCCAGAGTGGCACCGCGGTCCGCGCTCGCACAACCTGGCTTTCATGGACGGACATGTTGCGCCTCTCGACGTTCGCAAAGGCCGATACAGCACTGGCGATTACACGGTCTTGCCGACGCGAAGGCTTCAGGAGGCTGCGCAGGTCATTCAGGACAAATGA